In Procambarus clarkii isolate CNS0578487 chromosome 17, FALCON_Pclarkii_2.0, whole genome shotgun sequence, the sequence tatatatatatatatatatatatatatatatatatatatatatatagaataataataataataataatacacacacGTTAGGTTGGCAGTAGAACCAAAATAATTGGAGAACTCAGCTGCTTGAGTATTGAGCAACTTCACATCTTGGGCGTCATGGTGGAGACTAAATTACTCTCTATTGTTGGCCAGAGCCGCCTGCTGCTGACAGTGTGGAGTGTGTCAACACCCCCTgctgcctccccctccctcacccccttacctcaaccccttccctcacccccttccctcacccccttccctcacccccttacctcaaccccttccctcacccccttccctcacccccttccctcacccccttccctcacccccttccctcacccccttccctcacccccttccctcacccccttccctcacccccttacctcaaccccctccctcacccccttcccttcctacacctccctcacccactgCCGCCTCCCCTTCTTTCTTCTTCACCCACTGATCACCCTTTTCTCTATACCTCCCGATTCCCCCAACCCCCTCCTGTCACTTCTctccccctcttcttcctcccccccccctcccactcctttCTTCCTTCTGTCACACCTCTTTCCCTCTACCTACTTCCGTTCCCTCCCCTTACCTGCCGtcaccctctcttccttcaactTCCTTCACTCCATCACAGCCAGGGAGCTGTtgcatccaaattaataacaacttgtcATCTGATATCTGAATTGGTCTTTGATGAGGAAGTTGATGGTTCCCTGAGCCTCCAATAGAGAACTTTAAGGCATTTTGCCTTAAAAAATTTCCTCAATTTCcgattttaaatattatttaaatgTTTACTCGGATGTGAATTATAGAAATGACTTAAGGCAAACTATCTCCATTGACCATCGTTATTTAATATTCTGTCAGTGTGGAGAAAGGACAATTTTGAGCACATTATAATAGAAGAAGACTTTGtttaaacatatatttttaatgtAAGGAAACTTCAGTCTTTCAGTAACTCAGGTTTTTTTCAATGCAATAAATTACTCAGTATTCATATCGAATTATATCCTGGCTGAAGCTGCAGTTGCGTCCACTGTCCCTTACAGCCTCAGAGTATCATACACATGTatgatgacagttgagaggcgagaccaaagagccagagttcaacccccgcaagcacaaataggtgagtacaaatcggTGAGTCCATGTTATGGGATGACTCCGCTGGATACATGCTCatgacactctctctctctctctctctctctctctctctctctctctctctctctctctctctctctctctctctctctctctctctctctctctctctcagtctgtctcgccaccaccgcacaccacacaATGTTTACCCAAAACAATCCCTGACCCCCCGCTGCCCGACCATACCCGGTCCTGTTCCCTTCAGCGCCAATATCTCGCATTGTCTTGTTATCATTTCCCAGAATAACAGGAAAAAATACTGTATAAAGATTTCGCTTCAATCGAGACTTCATTATTGTACAGGTAGCaaattaaatacacacacacacacacatacacagatacacacacatcggggcgtcggtggctgtgtggataacaaactggacacgtaatcctgtggcccgggttcgattcccgccgccggcgagaaacaatgggcagagtttctttcaccctgatgcccctgttacctagcagtaaataggtacctaggagctagacagctgttacgggctgttttCTGGGgggtgaaaaaaatagtagttagtaacagttgattgacagttgagaggccgaaagagcagagctcaacccccgcaagcacaactaggtgaatacaactaggtgaacacatacacacacaaacacaccagatgcccctgttcacatagcagtaagtagataggtacctgggagttagacagctgtaagGACTGCTgcatggggatgtgtgtgtgtgtgtgtgtgtgtgtgtgtgtgtgtgtgtgtgtgtgtgtgtgtgtgtgtgtgtgagagagagagaaatttgtAGTAGATATGACGGAGAAAAAATAGATCGGGAGTCAGAGATgaattgcgagggatgaggtacgacaAGAGACTGAAGAAACTAAATCTGACGACGCTAGATTAAGGAGAGTTTGGGCCGGCCGACCACGGCGACGGATGGTGGGTCTCGCAGCGTTTCTCCGGTGGACATTTCCGATCCCTTCGAGGGTTTTCAGGACCCGTTGTCTCTTGGCACGCATTCCCGTCACGACGATCTCCCGGTCTTGAAGGGGAAGCCCGAGGGTATCTTTCTGGAAAGTAAACATCATAGTAAGGCTAATAGATTGGAGGCGAAACGTCGCCTGCGTCCTGCGGTGTCCTGCGGGTGTCTCCACGCCCTCCACTCACCCCCGGTCGGACGAGTTTTACGTACGATGATGAACGTACCTTACGGTACTTACGTACCGTAAGGTACGTTCATCATCGCCTTTGATGCCGATAAGCCCGCTGATCGGAGTGTTTTTGGAAATAGTAGGGCACGCAGTCTTTTCTATCAAGCCGTTCCCGAGTTCTTGAAGATCAAGGTGCATGATTTCAGGCCGAATAAACGTAGGAACTAGATCGCTCGTGGACCACGCTTCCTCCGGGGACTTGATGCTTTCGGACGTTACTAATATATGTGGTTACAAGGTTCGTTGTTAAACGCCTCTGGGTGACCATTTGGTACGATGTGTGGTCCGGCATGTTGTTGACGTTAGTGCGGACGACATCAAGGCGCAACTGCAGGATGCTGACATTCCTATCTTTAGTGTCAAGAAAAATATACGTAGAAATGATGTCGACCTAATAGTACCTCCTCCATTACCACTTGATAAACCCCTGATATAACTGTTGATAAACCCCCGTTTCATTACCACTGTTGATAAGTCCCCATTTTAATAAGAtatattacatttttttttttttacggggTATAGGCCCCTAAAGCATGGTATTTTTACTTGTCAACTTACGCCATAAATGAGAAGTATTCGTCCCAAGCTCTACTTACTTCCTAACTTCCACAGTAAAGGAGAAGTATTGGTGTCGGGCGGGATTACTCGCCAGGATGCGTGTGTAAATGTTGTGTCCTGTGCGTTAGGAAGCCTCAGCTGAGCATTGTCCAGGCCAAGTGACGCTCTTATGAGTGAAAGTTCTGGGAATATGAAGCGGAATTCTAACTGTGCGTGGTAACTGTTGTTTGCTGAGGGTGTTTGGGTGCGGGTTTGTTAGTCTGCAGGTTTGTTAGTCGGAGAGTCTGTTAGTCTGCGGGTTGGTTAGTCTATAATTTGTGGGCGCGCTAATGTGAGAGTCAGTAATCTTGCCTAATATTCGATGAGATAAAAGGAATAAACTCTCATATTAAGATGTTTAAGAACCCTCATTTTTGCCCCTTGAGACCAAGAATGTGGAGACAGTTACTCCAGTGTGTAAAGAATGTTGGCTTGATGTTAGCGTTCCAGCCACgtcttaggaggaggaggaggagcgtctTGGAATGTCAGTCTGGAGCATAATTCTTGCATTCTTTACCTTCAATAAACGTAAAGTTGGGAAGTCCAACGGCCAGCAGTATGTCGcgtccctcctctcctctccctatgGTCCCCTTTACTGATTCCACTCACCTGGGCTATGGGAGACTCGAACCGCCGGCCCCATGCGTGTGAAGCCGAAGCTCTActtccgttgttgttgttgtttttagattcagctactcggaacaaaagttccaagtagcacgggctatggtgagcccgttgtgaacttacctggcacaggaacaggGAGGGTGTAACTCTTGCTCTACTTCCCTTTACTGACGTTTATCACCCAACAGTGTAcatcacctctccccccccccctccaatctcTCCCTGCTCCCAATCTCTCCCTGCCCCCAATATCTCCCTGCCCCCAATCTCTCCCTGCCCCCAATCTCTCCCTGCCCCCAATCTCTCCCTGCCCCCAATCTCTCCCTGCCCCCAATCTCTCCCTGCCCCAATCTCTCCCTGCCCCCAATATCTCCCTGCCCCCAATCTCTCCCTGCCCCCAATCTCTCCCTGCCCCCAATCTCTCCCTGCCCCCAATCTCTCCCTACCTACCTCACTTATATCACCtgatgtagttttttttttttgttcaacccatcctcctgtttagatagtagtttttgtaactatatgcaccatagtacaaatattgacatactaagcaattagatctTAGAACTTTGTACTGCCATTTTATAAGAGTCCAAAATAATGAAActaaaaaaacaaacttaaatatagcacatatatgtactatattagtccTCAGATAGTgtgcattaggcctaggaaggcttggttagtttagtttactttgtctttgcaacataagttgAAAACTCTTTTTCCGGATtgttcaaattcaatagtaccgatttctactttctaattgcttttgtacgtcggtatatgtactatggaccTCATCCTTCTAATAAGTACTTTCAAAACAGGAGAATGGGCTGGCAAATTAAGATAATGTTCTTTGATCAGAATGGGAAGGGGGATCGAGATTGCACTAAGTATAGGATAGGTATGATCACTGACTATCTAATGTTCGTGCGAGGATTGACGCTGATTCCAGATTGTAACACGACACACGACCGCTCTGGCGTTTGtgtacagagaaagagagagagagagagagagagagagagagagagagagagagagagagagagagagagagagagggagagagacagagacagagacagacagagacagacagacagacagagacagacagacagacagagacagacagacagagacagacagagacagacagagacagacagacagagacagacagacagagacagacagacagagacagacagacagacagacagagacagacagacagagacagacagacagagacagacagacagagacagacagacagacagacagacaggcaggcgtcCCGCGGGGCCTCTGGTTGGCCCTTGGAGCCATGTCGCTTCTTTTAGGATTATTTTCTCCCGGTTGACAGCAATTAGTTTGAGATAAAGTTTATTTATAGGATTAAGCTAATAGTGATTTGAAGATGATtaagtatttatatataattagatATTCCTTTATGAAGGGAATGTGACTTCACGGAGTCGACGTGACTTTGCTGTTTCAACGATCTATTGTGGGCAGCCGCCGGTAGCTGGCGTTCTTATGATGAACCCATGTGGTTAGGCTATTTATAGTACTGGTAAGGGACACACGTGGTCTATTGTCCATGAGGCCTATGTGCTATACCCACATGCATGATTAATATTGATATTGATAAGACTGATACAGCCCGCTTATCTTGCCAGCTGGCGTGGCAAGCCAGATGGATAATACATTCTTGGGCTTCAACAGCAAGATGGTCTTTAATTTGTTATTTGTTTGGGCCAGCAGAAGGGAATAGCCAAGTGCAGAATTGATCACGTTGGGTTTGTCCTGGAGAAGTGGgttaggcgcctgacagctgggtggacagcgcttcggattcgtagtcctgaggttccgggttcgatccccggtggaggcggagacaaatgggcaaaatgtttctttcacccagatgccccctgttacctagcagtaaataggtacctgggagttagatagctgctacgggctgcttcctgggggtggaggcctggtcgaggaccgggccgcggggacactaaagccccaaaatcatctcaagataaggagGGTGGAGGGCGGAGGAAACTAGGGGAAGTAGGGGTGGGATTTCAGGTCAGGGGTCAATCAGTGAGTGCAGGAGCTCAGGTCAGGGGTCACTCAGGAGCTCAGAGGTCAATGTATCTCGACCGCGAAAACGACAGAGACTTCAAGCATTCTTACTGACTTCCGCGATCACCAAATAAAGCATCTTTCGGAAAATAGTGCCTGTTACCCCTCGTGTGGTCGGAACAATAGTGGAATTACTCCtttttggggggaggaggggggggggtgaagaggcCCACGATGGGGTGGAATTATCcccttgggtggggggggggaagaagttcTAAGCCATAATACAATAGAGTTATCTCTCGATACCACCCATTTTCTTTGAATTTGTTGCAATATCAATCTATGTAACTGCAAATCGTTGCTTCGttaaatgattgcatcattgtttCTTGATGGGAGGTTGTGTGTCATTGTTCTTGCATCATACCTGCCGGAGGGTGTGGGAGGACCTACGACACACCTGCCGGAGGGTGTGGGCGGACCTACATCATACCTGCCGGAGGGTGTGGGCGGACCTACATCATACCTGCCGGAGGGTGTGGGAGGACCTACATCATACCTGCTGGAGGGTGTGGGAGGACCTACGACACACCTGCCGGAGGGTGTGGGAGGACCTACACCACACCTGCCGGAGGGTGTGGGAGGACCTACACCATACCTGCCGGAGGGTGTGGGAGGACCTACACCACACCTGCCGGAGGGTGTGGGAGGACCTACACCACACCTGCCGGAGGGTGTGGGAGGACCTACACCATACCTGACGTAGGACCGGAGGTTTCCTATTTCCTTCCTGGTGTAGGACAGGGAGACACCCTGCACGCCTGATGTAGGACAGGGGGACACCCTGCACGCCAGGGTGTAGGACAGAGGGACACCCTGCACGCCTGATGTAGGACAGAGGGACACCCTGCACGCCTGGTGTAGGACAGGGAGACACCCTGCACGCCTGGTGTAGGACAGGGAGACACCCTGCACGCCTGGTGTAGGACAGGGGGACACCCTGCACGCCTGGTGTAGGACAGGGGGACACCCTGCACGCCTGGTGTAGGACAGGGGGACACCCTGCACGCCTGGTGTAGGACAAGGGGACACCCTGCACGCCAGGGTGTAGGACAGGGGGACACCCTGCACGCCAGGGTGTAGGACAGAGGGACACCCTGCACGCCTGGTGTAGGACAGAGGGACACTCTGCACGCCTGGTGTAGGACAGGGGGACACCCTGCTCGCCAGGGTGTAGGACAGAGGGACACCCTGCACGCCTGGTGTAGGACAGGGGGACACCCTGCACGCCTGGTGTAGGACAGGGGGACACCCTGCACGCCAGGGTGTAGGACAGGGGTACACCCTGCACGCCTGGTGTAGGACAGGGGGACACCCTGCACGCCAGGGTGTAGGACAGGGGGACACCCTGCACGCCTGGTGTAGGACAGGGGGACACCCTGCACGCCTGGTGTAGGACAGGGGGGGGACACCCTGCACGCCTGGTGTAGGACAGGGAGACACCCTGCACGTCAGGGTGTTCAGTAAGACACATTATCTAAGATCACCGCAAAGATTGCAAGAGTGCCATCCACCTTAATATTCAGATCATGCACCAATTTGCACCAATTAAACAAACTAAAAACATCACAGCGCTGCATAAAAACGTATCCACAAGAAAAAAACCTCCTCCCTCATAAATATTCCCGGCGGTGTCTAGGGAGAATATCAAGTATTAATGCCAGACTAgtgaggaccacacacacacctgcacacacacacacctgcacggaTATTAACTGGCCACGTGCTGGTGTGGACGCGGGTTCTAAGGGCGATGTGGCCCACGTGCTGGTGTGGACGCGGGTTCTAAGGGCGATGTGGCCCACGTGCTGGTGTGGACGCGGGTTCTAAGGGTGATGTGGCCCACGTGCTGGTGTGGACGCGGGTTCTAAGGGCGATGTGGCCCACGAGCTGGCGAGGACGCGGGTTCTAAGGGCGATGTGGTCCACGTGCTGGTGTGGACGCGGGTTCTAAGGGCGATGTGGCCCACGAGCTGGCGAGGACGCGGGTTCTAAGGGCGATGTGGTCCACGTGCTGGTGTGGACGCGGGTTCTAAGGGCGATGTGGCCCACGTGCTGGTGTGGACGCGGGTTCTAAGGGTGATGTGGTCCACGTGCTGTTGTGGACGTGATACTCAGAGTGACTTGATGTCTGGGGATCAGCCATGTGTCTAGACACACGCCCCCTCATCCTGTCACTCTGATGTGTCTAGACAACAGACACGATCGACACGGGGTTAGGGAGGGAAAGACCAGATACACCAGGGCTTGTAGAGCGCGAGATACAGACAGGCTTGTGGTCAGTGTCACAATAAACACGGGCTTCAGGACACAGACACGGGCTTCAGGACACAGACACGGGCTGGCGACGCGACACATCGAACACATACAGACTAGGAACAGCAATACGAACAAGCCCGCTATAAGCCCCAATGGTGCTTTTTATAGAATTAATCTCGGGTATGTTGGCAGCGTGCGTGCTGTccggtaattaaaatctcattaggTGACCGACGCCACCCAGCGGGCTTCGGAGGACCTctgtaatacaaaaaaaaattactGCAGCGCATCAGTGGCTCTTGGTTTCGCCTTCAGCAATAGGTTAAAAAGGCAATTGTAATGCGATTTTTCGCTTATGTTTGTTCTCTTAATCAAGGACTATAATTTGTAtatggagagagggagacagaatgGGAGTAGAAATTAACTGATATGAAATGCGGAAATTTAAAACTAAATTGTTCGAATTTTTTCATTGGCTTGTTAACCCGGAAATTAACTAATACAGGTCACTTTCGTAAGTTTTTTGTTGTTCCAAATTAATTGTTGGTATACGTCAACAATTAGCTAATGGGagcatttccttttttttttttatatattttatttccgTGCTTTTTGTTTGCTAAGTTCTGAATAACAGTAGTTCATTCCACATTGGCCCTGGACAATTGCCAATGCGTGCCAGCAACGTAGGTCAGACAAAGGTTCCCGCAAGGCAACGTCGACAACATTGCCTGCATGTTGGTCCTCGTTTACAACTTGTGAATTGGTGGGAGATATCTTACTGAAGCACTTAGGTTTCACTGAAGCAAATAGTCAGATATTCTTGTAGTTTCTTCTTCCGACTAAATTCCCTAAATAATTCAGAGAGAATTAGTTGGAGAGTAATTCATAACCCGTGGGTTCGTTCCCCAATAATATGGGGAATAATAACTCTCAAACAGACCCACTACAAATATTAGTTAACAATTTCCAGGGAATTCTTAAACAAATTTTCATGTGAATACAGTTTCCAGGACATATAAAGCACGTCTTCTAGCACTGGAAGCCCCTCATgttggggatttcctgttagctgtCCCAAATTGTTATCTGGACACACGTTTCGACCATCAGTCCCTCAGTATTGGTCTTGCCCTTTGCCTTGCTGCCCCTGTCACCCCGAGCACAGGTGTATCCACGGTAATACCCCAGCAGACCAACAGGACCTCGGTGATCACGTCTCTGGTCGAGGCAGCCACTGACACCGTTTAGAGAAGTTTGGCGACAGTAGAGTATCCAGTACAATGGAAACCCTAAAAGTGGGAGACCTAACGGAAATCAGAAACGTCTTGATAGGATCCTCCTGTGAACGTGAAGGAAGAGTGAACAGGTTGTCTTGCACTCTTGCCAGTTGTCAATTCCCTAGCTGTCATGAGCGTgtgtctgggaacacccagcgcatagattcgaatcctcatcacagctcctgtggagttattattattattattattattattattatcatctatAAAGGAAATGCCTGCAGACCTCCCACCTCGGAGGAGCTGGAGGTGGTTTATGGACAGTAATTTCCACTTATGTATATTGTAAACTGCCACAaatgtataatatataaatatataataatcagtAGCACTGGTGGGGGCTCGAACCTCTGCTTGTGCCATATAAAGTATTCTTCTGCCAACCAAAAGTGTAACAGTGTATTTCGTAATTCCTAAACACTGTAGCAATAATGTTATCAAATATTAAATTCCAATGATCAAAACGTTGGCCAATAGCATTTCCTATCTGGTAACGTGTTGACCGAAGTATATTATTCACTAAATAATTGTTTTACTTCTCGACTACATACGTTAAATTCAACACCCAGAAAAATATGCTCACCCTTTCCCAACGTGATCAATACTTTTTTCTTCCATGAGAAGAGGAATCGTTAAATCCAGAGTTGAGTAGAAAACGCAAATTGAAATGGACTGGAGGTAATAAGTTGACGTTGGCTAGGCAGTAGACGGATATTGGGGGATCAATTTTGTAGAGAACTGCTACACAGGGATTGCTTTCATGCCACCAGTCTATCTGTGGGTATTGTGTGTCCTACACATGTCTATCCTTTGGACACGGGTGTCCTGGAGCTGTCTGTCCATGGAGGAAGCGTGTGCTGCCTCTGTGCTTGCTCGGAGAAGGGTCTCTGTGCTTGTCTGTCAGTCAAGTGAGAAGCAGCAAGGGATTACACCCTCGAGTGTACTTAGGGACGCATGCCAGTATCTTCCGAGGATGTTTATACTGCCACCCTCCCACGGAGGTGTGCCGTACCCTCCCACGGGGGGTGCCGTACCCTCCCACGGGGGGTGCCATACCCTCCCACGGAGGTGTGCCATACCCTCCCACGGGGGGTGCCATACCCTTCCACGGGAGAGCGTGCCCCACCGTCCAAGACAGCCAGACAACGGTAATATAACATTAAACCCAATTTCATGGAAGTTACCTCGATTCATAACTTCAAGAGTAAGTTTTAAAGAGTATTTGAGCGccagtaaatatataaattaccaGTTCCATTGGCCGAAAAGACGGAACCCAAGAGCTATATCTCGCCCCCATGTCAGTACAGTTAAGTATATACACAGATACAGGTTCGTGCTCCCTCTATTGAGTCTCCTCTCTAAGAGCCTcttataatatttaatgctacgtaATAAATTATATTACATATGTTTTAAAGAGTACATGGAAActaagaggcagacagacagaggcagaggcagacagacagagagaggcagacagagagagagagagagcaaaagttcCTCATTAACTCTACACATGAGTCAAAGGCTTTCACAGCACTGCCTTTGTCATAGTGTCTGCGATAATTGCCGTTCATACTCTCTTTTACATTGCAAAAATATGCAGTTTCTAGTCTGCCTCGCGCCAGAGTCGGGAGCTGCTGGCTGGCCTCACCACGTTAAATATTGCCTCTGGACCTTTGTCTCTGTTGATTGTCTCAGAGTCTCACCGGACTCACTCTGCAAGCTTGtaggacggagagagagagagagagagggagggagagggagggagagagagagagagagagagagagagagagagagagagagagagagagagagagagagagagagagagagaatgagagtttTGTTAAAAATATTTCCTGACTTACAACGTCGCATTTTCGGCGACTGTACCCCGGtattcagacaaaggacttccagTAGATGTTGTATACTGGGACCTCTCTAAAGATTTTCATAAGGCATTACGTGAATGGCAAGGAAATTACATTCGCGTGGAATAAATGGTGGACTGGATAACAAATGATTAAAGCAAAGGGTCGTTCTAAATGGAAATTAATCTAACTGGAAAAATTTAGTGAGTGGGGGGATGTCCCATTTTGGGGGACAATCCTTTTTTGTCAAATGCATCAATGACATAGGTGAGAATATTGCAAGCCACATCATCAAAATTGCATATGACACTTAGATCTTTGATAAAGCAGGAAGTGAAAATTATATTGAAGTCTTACAGGGAAATCTAAACGAGCTCTACAAGTTGTTGGAAGACTTACAGATGCTCTTTAACGTGCCATACCCTCCCACGGGGACGGGAGGGTGACCTGAAaaatgacctgacctgacctgaaaaATAcatgaccttgcatgtggggcatagcaAAGCTGGATAAATTCATCAGGTATGGTGGGAAGTGACCTTTGActagctgccggcttcctgtctttGTTGAGGCCACTAGAAAGATGCTGACCCTCAGGTAAATCcagactttattttttgtttacgtAGTAACCACGACAAAAACGTTCCTACGACTTTGTGGTTACATTGTGCGTTTTCTGGGCCAGCCTGTGATTGACAGAAACGTTTGTTTGTTGCAAACGTTACCACAAACGTCTGTTGTTATCTATATTTTCCACGTAAATGTACCCAGATAACACGGTAACTTGCACGGCCACTTGAAGAGGCTATTGAGACGTTTCTACTCTTGACGTGTAAATAAAAtgagcttgagcaatattttcttCACAGAGGACCATTGACAGTAATTGGGTGCCACCTGGCGCCACTGACCAGGACTTCCATAGAACTATGGCTTCGCTACCTCCCACTGACCTCATATACAGTTTAAGTGTGGGTACGAGGCTTCATGGAGGGTTCAAGTGTGGGTATGAGGCTTCACGGAGGGTTCAAGTGTGGGTACGAGGCTTCACGGAGGGTTCAAGTGTGGGTAAGAGACTTCATGGAGGGTTCAAGTGTGTGTGCGAGGCTTAATTGAGGGTTCAAGTGTGGGTACGAGTCTTCATGGAGGGTTAAAGTGTAGGATTCATAGAAGATTCAAGTTTATTCGGACTGTGAGTCCTCAGTATTATCTCTGAACGTTCATTGGTCATTTCCCAACAAACTCAGAACAAAAGTATATTTTATAAAAGTATGTTTTATAATCGTTTTTCCACAAAAGTATGTGTTATAGTTTTTAACGATATTAACCCATTAACAACGTCCAAATATCAGTGTGTTAGCGTTGTGTTTTCaaggaattaataccaataagatGCATTCACAGACACACTAATTTGATGTTCTAACATATTTCAGCTCTGAAATTCAGTCATATGATAATATAAAGGTTTTTTTGTAACGTTGTTCAGCCCTGGTTAATAGGCAGCATTTTACGATTCGCTGGGCCAGGCGTCGGACCCAAATTTGGGGAGAGATTTTCTCTGGCTTTGGCAGCTAAAAAAGCTTTTCATATTCTCCGTGTTGAGTTGCGACTCAATATCCCGCGTCAAAGATTTTTTGGAAGGTCAAATTAAAGTCAAGATTTACTTAATGGGTATATTACTGTGAGCTTGTGAGTGGGTGTTGGCGTGCGGGCGGgcggatgtgtactcacctatatgtactcacctatatgtgcttgcaggatcgagcattgactcttggatcccgcctttcgagcatcggttgtttacagcaatgactcctgtcccatttccctatcatacctggttttaaaattatgaatagtatttgcttccacaacctgttcctgaagtgcattccatttccccactactctcacgctaaaagaaaacttccttacatctctgtgactcatctgagtttcaagcttccatccatgtcctctcgttctgttactattccgtgtgaacatttcgtctatgtccactctgtcaattcctctgagtatcttatacgttcctatcatgtcccccctctcccttcttctttctagtgtcgtaaggcacagttccctcaggcgctcttcataccccatccctcgtagctctgggacgagtctcgttgcaaacctctgaaccttttccagtttcattatatgcttcttcagatggggactccatgatgaggcggcatactctaagactggccttacgtaggcagtgtaaaagtgtgtgtgcgtgtgtgtgtgtgtgtgtgtgtgtgtgtgtgtgtgtgtgtgtgtgcgtgtgtgtgtgtgtgtgtgtgtgtgtgtgtgtgtgtgtggatttgttAGTGTGTGGAGGAGATAGACGCGTGTGTGTGGATAGATAGAC encodes:
- the LOC123772540 gene encoding protein FAM83H-like; translation: MIASLFLDGRLCVIVLASYLPEGVGGPTTHLPEGVGGPTSYLPEGVGGPTSYLPEGVGGPTSYLLEGVGGPTTHLPEGVGGPTPHLPEGVGGPTPYLPEGVGGPTPHLPEGVGGPTPHLPEGVGGPTPYLT